The following coding sequences lie in one Gorilla gorilla gorilla isolate KB3781 chromosome 5, NHGRI_mGorGor1-v2.1_pri, whole genome shotgun sequence genomic window:
- the LOC101138091 gene encoding histone H2B type 1-C/E/F/G/I: MPEPAKSAPAPKKGSKKAVTKAQKKDGKKRKRSRKESYSVYVYKVLKQVHPDTGISSKAMGIMNSFVNDIFERIAGEASRLAHYNKRSTITSREIQTAVRLLLPGELAKHAVSEGTKAVTKYTSSK; this comes from the coding sequence ATGCCTGAGCCTGCTAAGTCAGCTCCTGCTCCGAAGAAGGGTTCCAAGAAGGCTGTGACCAAGGCGCAGAAGAAGGATGGCAAGAAGCGCAAGCGCAGTCGTAAGGAGAGCTACTCCGTGTATGTGTACAAGGTGCTGAAACAGGTTCACCCCGATACTGGCATCTCATCCAAGGCCATGGGTATCATGAACTCCTTCGTTAACGACATCTTCGAGCGCATCGCAGGCGAGGCTTCCCGTCTGGCCCACTACAACAAGCGCTCGACCATTACCTCCAGGGAGATCCAGACCGCCGTGCGTCTGCTGCTTCCCGGAGAGCTGGCCAAGCACGCAGTGTCCGAAGGTACCAAGGCTGTCACCAAGTATACAAGCTCCAAGTAA
- the LOC101138472 gene encoding histone H2A type 1-B — protein sequence MSGRGKQGGKARAKAKTRSSRAGLQFPVGRVHRLLRKGNYSERVGAGAPVYLAAVLEYLTAEILELAGNAARDNKKTRIIPRHLQLAIRNDEELNKLLGRVTIAQGGVLPNIQAVLLPKKTESHHKAKGK from the coding sequence ATGTCTGGACGTGGAAAGCAAGGCGGCAAAGCTCGGGCAAAAGCTAAAACGCGTTCTTCCAGGGCCGGGCTTCAGTTTCCAGTTGGCCGTGTGCACCGCCTCCTCCGCAAAGGCAACTACTCCGAACGAGTCGGGGCCGGCGCTCCAGTGTACCTGGCAGCGGTGCTGGAATATCTGACGGCCGAGATCTTAGAGCTAGCTGGCAACGCGGCTCGCGACAACAAGAAGACCCGCATCATCCCGCGCCACCTGCAGCTAGCCATCCGCAACGACGAGGAGCTAAATAAGCTTCTAGGTCGCGTGACCATCGCGCAGGGCGGTGTCCTGCCCAACATCCAGGCCGTATTGCTGCCTAAGAAGACAGAGAGCCACCATAAGGCCAAGGGCAAGTGA
- the H1-3 gene encoding histone H1.3 — translation MSETAPVAPTTPAPAEKTPVKKKAKKAGATAGKRKASGPPVSELITKAVAASKERSGVSLAALKKALAAAGYDVEKNNSRIKLGLKSLVSKGTLVQTKGTGASGSFKLNKKAASGEGKPKAKKAGAAKPRKPAGAAKKSKKVAGAATPKKSIKKTPKKVKKPATAAGTKKVAKSAKKVKTPQPKKAVRSPAKAKAPKPKAAKPKSGKPKVTKAKKAAPKKK, via the coding sequence ATGTCGGAGACTGCTCCAGTTGCTCCTACCACTCCTGCACCAGCAGAAAAAACACCTGTGAAGAAAAAGGCGAAGAAGGCAGGCGCAACTGCTGGGAAACGCAAAGCATCCGGACCCCCAGTGTCTGAGCTTATCACCAAGGCAGTGGCAGCTTCTAAGGAGCGCAGCGGCGTTTCTCTGGCCGCGCTTAAGAAAGCGCTTGCGGCTGCCGGCTACGATGTAGAAAAAAACAACAGCCGCATCAAGCTTGGCCTCAAGAGCTTGGTGAGCAAAGGTACCCTGGTGCAGACCAAAGGTACCGGTGCTTCTGGCTCCTTCAAACTCAACAAGAAAGCGGCGTCCGGGGAAGGCAAACCCAAAGCCAAAAAGGCTGGCGCAGCCAAGCCTAGGAAGCCTGCTGGGGCAGCCAAGAAGTCCAAGAAGGTGGCTGGCGCCGCTACCCCGAAGAAAAGCATCAAAAAGACTCCTAAGAAGGTAAAGAAGCCAGCAACCGCTGCTGGGACCAAGAAAGTGGCCAAGAGTGCGAAAAAGGTGAAAACACCCCAGCCAAAAAAAGCTGTCAGGAGTCCAGCTAAGGCCAAAGCCCCTAAGCCCAAGGCGGCCAAGCCTAAGTCGGGGAAGCCGAAGGTTACAAAGGCAAAGAAGGCAGCTCCGAAGAAAAAGTGA